One Gimesia aquarii DNA segment encodes these proteins:
- a CDS encoding M3 family metallopeptidase, which yields MNQQPNLEDNPLLVSEGFPRFDRIEPFHIQPAIQSLLEQSKADLKKIEAQAEPSWEGLMQPLEELNHPWERSWGPVGHLLGVKNTPELREAYESVLPDIVAFSLSVKQSKPIYEAMKSLRTSSTWNELNNAQQRIIDKSLLSAELAGIGLAGDQLERFNEIATELSRLATQFSNNVLDATKAFSLIITDAKDTEGFPDSLKQLTAQSYNSWDQKEAETEATPEAGPWRISLDFPCFGPFMQHCRNRALRENVYRAYITRASEGELDNTPLIPQILKLRQEKAKLLGYANFAEVSLAEKMAPCIEAVLEMEERLRTASYEAGQQDLKDLQTFAAEQGEIEPIIQWDFAFWSERLREKRFNYTDEELRPYFSLEKVLDGLFQLVNRIFGITVSPVKEGVPVWNEDVRYFSIANEEGKTVAGFYLDPYARPEDKRGGAWMDDCLGRKIVSGNVQIPVAHLVCNSTPPVGTSPSLMTFREVETLFHEFGHGLQHMLTTINEADAAGINGVEWDAVELASQFMENWCYHKPTLLGMAKHYQTGKTLPDDLFEKIVAARNYQAGTQMLRQIQFGVVDLKLHSEFDPDGPQSIFDVQREVSQTTSVLPMLPEDRFLCSFQHIFAGGYSAGYFSYKWAEVLSADAFSAFEEAGLDDERTVAETGRRFRDTILAQGGSRHPMELFKEFRGREPSPEPLLRHTGLI from the coding sequence ATGAACCAGCAACCTAATTTAGAAGATAACCCCCTTCTCGTTTCAGAGGGCTTTCCCCGCTTTGACCGTATTGAACCATTTCATATTCAACCAGCGATCCAATCTCTTCTAGAACAATCAAAAGCCGATCTAAAAAAGATTGAAGCACAAGCAGAACCAAGCTGGGAAGGCTTGATGCAACCTCTGGAAGAATTAAACCATCCATGGGAACGTTCATGGGGACCCGTAGGGCATTTACTGGGAGTCAAAAATACTCCTGAATTACGTGAAGCTTACGAAAGTGTGCTTCCCGATATCGTTGCCTTCTCATTAAGTGTGAAACAGAGTAAACCAATTTATGAAGCAATGAAATCGCTGAGAACCAGCAGCACTTGGAATGAACTCAACAATGCCCAGCAGAGGATCATTGACAAAAGCCTTCTGTCGGCTGAATTAGCGGGTATTGGCCTCGCAGGAGACCAACTCGAACGTTTTAACGAAATTGCAACGGAATTATCACGCCTGGCAACTCAATTTTCTAATAACGTTTTGGACGCCACAAAAGCGTTTTCCCTGATCATTACTGATGCTAAGGATACTGAAGGTTTCCCAGACAGTCTCAAACAACTAACAGCGCAATCCTACAATAGCTGGGATCAAAAAGAGGCGGAAACAGAAGCAACACCGGAAGCGGGTCCCTGGAGAATCAGTCTGGATTTTCCCTGCTTCGGACCTTTCATGCAACATTGTCGGAATCGAGCTTTACGCGAAAACGTTTACCGAGCGTATATCACTCGTGCTTCAGAAGGCGAACTGGATAATACTCCATTGATCCCTCAGATCCTGAAACTGCGTCAAGAAAAAGCTAAGCTCTTGGGGTATGCAAATTTTGCGGAAGTCAGTTTGGCAGAAAAAATGGCTCCCTGTATCGAAGCGGTCTTAGAAATGGAAGAGCGACTCAGAACGGCCTCATATGAAGCGGGTCAACAGGACTTGAAAGACTTGCAAACCTTTGCAGCCGAACAGGGAGAGATCGAGCCCATCATACAATGGGATTTCGCCTTCTGGTCCGAGCGACTGCGTGAAAAACGATTTAACTACACAGATGAAGAATTACGGCCTTATTTTTCTCTGGAAAAGGTACTGGATGGACTGTTCCAACTGGTCAATCGAATTTTTGGAATCACAGTCTCACCTGTGAAGGAAGGGGTTCCTGTCTGGAATGAAGATGTCCGCTATTTTAGCATTGCCAATGAAGAGGGAAAAACCGTTGCTGGTTTCTATCTCGATCCCTACGCCCGGCCTGAGGATAAAAGGGGAGGTGCCTGGATGGACGATTGTCTGGGCCGCAAAATCGTATCAGGAAATGTACAAATTCCGGTCGCACATCTCGTCTGCAACTCGACGCCTCCCGTTGGAACCAGTCCTTCATTGATGACGTTCCGCGAAGTTGAGACATTGTTCCATGAGTTTGGCCATGGATTACAACATATGTTAACCACAATCAACGAAGCAGACGCTGCCGGCATCAATGGTGTGGAATGGGATGCGGTCGAACTGGCCAGTCAATTCATGGAAAACTGGTGCTATCACAAGCCGACTTTACTGGGTATGGCCAAACACTATCAAACCGGCAAAACATTACCGGATGATCTATTTGAAAAAATCGTAGCTGCACGGAATTACCAAGCAGGAACACAAATGCTGCGTCAAATTCAATTTGGTGTTGTCGACTTAAAGCTCCACAGTGAATTTGATCCTGATGGCCCTCAATCGATTTTTGATGTGCAGCGTGAAGTCAGTCAAACCACATCCGTGTTACCAATGCTTCCAGAAGATCGATTTCTGTGCTCCTTCCAACACATCTTTGCTGGAGGGTATTCTGCCGGTTACTTCAGTTACAAATGGGCTGAAGTTCTCAGCGCCGACGCCTTTAGTGCCTTTGAAGAAGCAGGACTCGATGATGAACGGACTGTAGCCGAAACAGGCAGACGCTTTCGAGATACGATTCTGGCCCAGGGAGGCAGCCGCCATCCTATGGAACTCTTCAAAGAATTTCGTGGACGCGAGCCCAGTCCCGAACCGCTCTTGCGTCATACAGGCCTCATTTAA
- a CDS encoding nucleotide sugar dehydrogenase has translation MTNHLEQAIKDKTAIIGIIGLGYVGLPLIDAFVNTGFKTMGFDVDQKKVDQLQAGQSYIQHIPSKTVTSWLEKKQFEATTDLSRMKEADALLICVPTPLTSSRDPDLTYVEKTTEAIAETLRPGQLVVLESTTYPTTTRDVMLPILNSKSLTVGEDYYLAYSPEREDPGNPDFSAAGIPKVVGGMDENSLRIAVALYEHAVVNVISVTSPEVAEACKILENTYRAVNIAMVNELKTLFDRMGIDVWEVIDAAKTKPFGFQAFYPGPGLGGHCIPIDPFYLSWLARKEGLTTRFIELAGEVNTRMPRYVIDRLAEFLNQQAKPLKGSKICMLGVAYKKDVDDPRESPSFHLMDLLLERGVDFTYNDPHIPKLPKMRHHNVPAMESQELTKEYLAQQDCVLIATDHSAYDYNFIVEHSNMVLDTRNATKDVKQGREKIFKA, from the coding sequence ATGACAAATCATCTTGAGCAGGCAATCAAAGATAAGACGGCAATCATCGGTATCATTGGTTTGGGATACGTTGGGCTTCCTCTAATCGATGCTTTTGTGAATACCGGTTTTAAAACGATGGGTTTTGACGTTGATCAGAAGAAGGTCGATCAATTACAAGCCGGTCAAAGTTACATTCAACATATTCCATCAAAGACAGTAACCAGCTGGTTAGAGAAAAAGCAGTTTGAAGCCACTACTGATTTATCGAGGATGAAAGAAGCGGACGCGCTCCTGATCTGCGTACCCACTCCTCTTACTTCCAGCCGCGACCCCGATTTGACGTATGTCGAGAAGACAACAGAAGCGATTGCTGAGACGTTACGCCCCGGTCAACTAGTCGTACTGGAAAGTACAACTTACCCCACCACCACCCGAGATGTGATGCTCCCGATTCTAAATTCAAAATCATTGACCGTCGGAGAAGATTATTATCTTGCCTATAGTCCAGAGCGAGAAGATCCCGGCAACCCGGATTTTTCAGCTGCGGGGATTCCTAAAGTTGTGGGTGGTATGGATGAAAATAGCCTGCGAATCGCAGTCGCCTTATATGAACATGCAGTTGTAAATGTGATTTCTGTTACTTCACCAGAAGTCGCTGAAGCTTGTAAAATTCTGGAGAATACTTACCGGGCCGTGAATATCGCCATGGTCAATGAACTCAAAACATTGTTCGACCGCATGGGGATTGATGTTTGGGAAGTGATTGACGCAGCGAAAACCAAACCCTTCGGATTTCAAGCCTTTTACCCTGGTCCTGGTCTAGGTGGTCACTGTATCCCGATTGACCCCTTCTATCTGAGCTGGCTAGCCCGCAAAGAAGGTCTTACCACACGCTTCATCGAATTGGCAGGTGAAGTCAATACAAGAATGCCACGTTACGTCATTGATCGGCTGGCAGAATTTCTCAACCAGCAAGCGAAACCACTCAAGGGAAGTAAAATCTGTATGTTGGGTGTCGCCTATAAGAAAGATGTAGACGATCCACGTGAAAGCCCTTCTTTTCATTTGATGGATTTACTACTCGAACGGGGTGTGGACTTCACATATAATGACCCACATATACCGAAGCTCCCCAAGATGCGGCATCACAATGTGCCTGCTATGGAGAGTCAGGAATTGACGAAAGAATATTTAGCACAACAGGATTGTGTGCTGATCGCCACCGACCATAGTGCGTATGATTACAACTTTATCGTCGAACACTCGAACATGGTTCTTGATACGCGTAACGCAACAAAGGATGTAAAACAAGGTCGGGAAAAAATCTTCAAAGCTTAA
- a CDS encoding DUF1802 family protein: MLIQNRMAFKEWGGVCAALGQGIQSVIVRKGGIHEGRQGFQVAHREFWLFPTRFHQGSELLQPAYCDLLKAPIAIEPASGKIMLALYAVVEKVLELKAASTLHQLDSLQVLNQETILNRFEYKTPGLFVLLIRAYQLPQPFQLENEIQYDGCRTWVELTQEFPTSNLTPVLTDEQFQQQLLTLEAIVE, from the coding sequence ATGCTGATACAGAATCGAATGGCATTCAAAGAGTGGGGGGGTGTTTGTGCCGCATTAGGGCAAGGCATTCAGTCCGTCATTGTTAGAAAAGGGGGAATTCATGAAGGGCGACAGGGGTTCCAGGTAGCTCATCGGGAATTCTGGCTTTTTCCAACGCGCTTTCATCAAGGATCGGAATTATTGCAGCCGGCGTATTGTGATTTACTCAAAGCACCTATTGCTATTGAACCTGCCTCAGGAAAAATTATGTTGGCATTGTATGCTGTTGTAGAAAAAGTTCTGGAGCTCAAAGCAGCCTCAACACTTCACCAGTTGGATTCCCTTCAAGTCTTGAATCAAGAGACAATCCTCAACCGATTTGAATATAAAACTCCCGGGTTATTTGTTTTACTAATTCGAGCATACCAACTACCGCAACCATTTCAACTGGAAAACGAAATTCAATATGACGGCTGCCGAACCTGGGTTGAGTTGACACAAGAATTTCCTACCAGCAATCTGACACCTGTGCTCACAGACGAGCAGTTTCAGCAACAGTTATTGACACTTGAGGCGATTGTGGAGTGA
- a CDS encoding FG-GAP repeat domain-containing protein: protein MPAFFRFRIVSHFCFMVLLLSWTFSLFAEELEQLTYNNPQLEVDLGVGLWAWPLPMDYDGDGDMDLLVSCPDKPSNGTYFFENRSDKAEKLPVFEPGVRLGKGYHNTCLSYVDGKPRVLVSGREAVDFKKKGFDKLTALPVDRNVHGSKVRGNQWFYVDYDGDKDHDLIVGVGDWSDYGWDDAYNELGQWTNGPLRGFVYVLKNSGSDKKPKYEKPAKIKIGDRPLEVFGWPSPNFADFDRDGDLDLICGEFLDQLTYFENTGTRSEPRYVAGRRLTSNGQPLQMDLQMIVPSAIDWDKDGDTDLVIGDEDGRVAFMENTGELLGGLPQFLPPRYFRQKAAGVKFGALATPYAFDWDGDGDEDLICGNTAGYIGLIENLDGNTSSPKLSEPSYLQAGGRPIRIQAGSNGSIQGPCEAKWGYTTQTVADWNQDGLPDLLVNSIWGEILWYQNIGTRKEPKLASAQTVNVAWEGATPKPAWNWWNPRGKQLVTQWRTTPVAIDYDQDGLTDLVMLDHEGYIAFFKRIRDGGKLKLLPGQRIFVDESLKPIQLNSKRAGGSGRYKLHVVDWDGDGRLDLLVNSMNADFYRNKKTVDGKVVLKNHGPLSTRKLAGHTSSPCTVDWDRDGVRDLIVGAEDGYLYWMRNPNSKKK from the coding sequence ATGCCCGCTTTTTTTAGATTTCGAATCGTTTCTCATTTCTGTTTTATGGTCTTGCTACTTTCATGGACATTTTCGTTATTTGCAGAAGAGTTAGAGCAGTTGACCTACAACAATCCACAGCTTGAAGTGGATTTAGGAGTCGGCCTGTGGGCCTGGCCTCTTCCCATGGACTATGATGGTGATGGCGACATGGATCTTTTGGTTTCCTGTCCGGATAAACCGTCTAATGGAACTTACTTTTTCGAAAATCGATCAGATAAAGCAGAAAAACTGCCTGTGTTCGAACCCGGTGTGCGGTTGGGGAAAGGGTATCATAATACTTGTCTTTCTTATGTAGACGGAAAACCTCGAGTCCTGGTTTCAGGGCGTGAAGCCGTCGATTTTAAAAAGAAGGGTTTCGATAAGCTGACCGCATTACCCGTCGATAGAAACGTTCATGGAAGTAAAGTTCGGGGCAACCAATGGTTCTACGTTGATTATGATGGAGACAAAGACCACGATCTTATTGTAGGAGTAGGGGACTGGAGTGACTATGGATGGGATGATGCCTATAACGAACTAGGCCAATGGACTAATGGCCCGCTCCGTGGCTTTGTATATGTATTGAAAAATTCGGGTAGTGATAAAAAACCGAAGTATGAGAAACCAGCAAAAATCAAAATTGGAGATCGTCCCCTCGAAGTATTCGGTTGGCCCTCTCCTAATTTTGCTGACTTCGATCGTGATGGGGATCTCGATTTGATCTGTGGCGAGTTTCTTGATCAGTTGACCTATTTCGAGAACACAGGAACACGATCAGAACCCCGCTATGTGGCTGGTCGCCGTTTAACCAGCAATGGTCAGCCGCTACAGATGGATCTTCAGATGATTGTCCCTTCTGCCATTGACTGGGACAAAGATGGAGACACGGATCTGGTGATTGGTGATGAAGATGGACGTGTTGCTTTTATGGAGAATACGGGAGAACTGCTGGGAGGGCTCCCTCAATTTCTGCCTCCACGCTATTTCCGACAAAAAGCGGCTGGTGTTAAGTTTGGTGCACTGGCAACACCTTATGCTTTTGACTGGGACGGAGACGGAGATGAAGACCTGATTTGTGGTAACACCGCCGGTTACATTGGGCTCATTGAGAATTTGGATGGCAATACCAGTTCTCCCAAGCTTTCTGAACCGAGTTATTTACAGGCCGGAGGACGACCGATTCGTATTCAGGCAGGGTCCAATGGTTCGATTCAAGGTCCCTGCGAAGCGAAATGGGGATACACTACTCAAACGGTTGCGGACTGGAATCAAGATGGCCTACCTGATTTATTGGTTAATTCAATTTGGGGGGAAATTCTCTGGTATCAAAACATTGGTACTCGAAAAGAACCAAAGTTGGCCTCAGCACAAACTGTGAATGTGGCATGGGAAGGAGCCACTCCTAAACCAGCATGGAACTGGTGGAACCCGCGTGGCAAGCAATTGGTGACACAGTGGAGAACGACGCCTGTCGCAATTGACTATGACCAAGACGGATTAACCGACTTAGTGATGCTGGATCATGAAGGATATATTGCGTTTTTTAAACGTATTCGTGATGGGGGAAAATTAAAACTATTGCCGGGCCAACGAATATTCGTCGATGAGTCTCTTAAACCAATTCAATTAAATTCGAAACGAGCAGGTGGTAGTGGACGTTATAAACTGCATGTCGTCGACTGGGACGGCGATGGTCGGCTGGATTTGCTCGTGAATAGTATGAATGCTGATTTTTATCGCAACAAGAAAACTGTTGATGGCAAGGTTGTCTTAAAAAACCATGGGCCTCTCAGCACACGAAAACTGGCCGGTCATACCAGTAGTCCCTGCACTGTTGATTGGGATCGAGATGGTGTCCGTGATTTGATTGTCGGAGCTGAAGACGGTTATTTGTATTGGATGAGGAATCCAAACTCGAAGAAAAAGTGA
- a CDS encoding TrkH family potassium uptake protein: MNWLLLCRLLGLVGMLVGVSMVFSLPWAFPVFGETIEFESAGFWGICDAIGCSLVSGAILYALGRKEHGTILRKEALAVVGLSWIYAGVLGCLPFLFSGTMVDADLPMTIPDALFESISGFTTTGASVLRELEDPALVPRSVLFWRSFTHCLGGMGIIVLFVAILSHLGAGGKALMRREVPGPTSEAVRPRVRESAIVMWTIYVAFTLILALILWLEGMSVFDAFCHSFGSMATGGFSTHNASIGYFKSPLIEFTIALFMIAAGTNFSLYFLSMKNIRSQDKSWKHFIAPLRNDIEFRTYLIILGAATLFLTYNLMKNQIYSNLPDAIRYAGFQAVSIMTTTGYGTGNYDTWNESSKMLLLLLMFVGGSAGSTAGGIKVIRFVLFAKIIWLEIEKSFRPNVIRPVRIGTTNIEQGIRHDVTVYFSLVLAIFIFSSLLLTAIEPNTEWQMNKPEKLIDCTSAVVATLNNIGPGVGELGPTENYADFTLAGKSLLTVLMLLGRLELFAILVLLVPSFWKNY; encoded by the coding sequence ATGAATTGGTTGCTCCTTTGTCGTTTATTAGGCCTCGTGGGGATGCTTGTAGGCGTTTCTATGGTATTCAGTCTCCCCTGGGCATTTCCTGTTTTTGGCGAAACTATTGAATTTGAATCAGCGGGCTTCTGGGGGATTTGTGACGCCATTGGCTGTAGCCTGGTATCAGGGGCAATCCTTTATGCTCTGGGACGCAAAGAACACGGCACGATCTTGCGAAAAGAAGCGCTAGCCGTTGTCGGTTTGAGTTGGATATATGCCGGAGTTCTTGGTTGCCTGCCTTTCCTGTTTTCAGGAACAATGGTGGATGCTGATCTACCGATGACCATCCCAGATGCACTATTCGAATCTATTTCTGGATTCACGACAACGGGGGCTTCCGTGTTGAGAGAATTGGAAGACCCGGCCTTGGTTCCCCGTTCGGTGCTGTTTTGGCGGAGCTTCACACACTGCCTGGGAGGCATGGGAATCATTGTCTTGTTCGTTGCAATTCTAAGTCATCTGGGGGCTGGTGGAAAAGCTCTCATGCGACGCGAAGTTCCCGGCCCCACAAGTGAAGCTGTCCGACCACGCGTGCGCGAATCAGCCATCGTCATGTGGACAATCTATGTGGCTTTTACTCTTATCCTGGCATTGATTTTGTGGCTGGAAGGGATGAGCGTCTTTGACGCATTTTGTCACAGTTTCGGTTCCATGGCTACTGGCGGCTTTAGCACACACAACGCCAGCATCGGCTATTTCAAGAGCCCGCTTATTGAATTTACGATCGCGCTATTTATGATTGCTGCTGGCACGAACTTTTCACTTTATTTTCTTTCTATGAAAAATATTCGCTCACAGGACAAATCCTGGAAACACTTTATCGCTCCGCTTCGAAATGATATCGAGTTTCGCACTTATCTGATCATTTTAGGAGCCGCAACCCTCTTCCTGACTTACAACTTAATGAAAAATCAGATTTATAGTAATCTGCCTGACGCCATTCGTTACGCCGGCTTTCAAGCGGTTTCCATCATGACTACAACCGGTTATGGAACTGGAAACTACGACACCTGGAATGAGTCTTCTAAAATGTTATTGTTATTGCTGATGTTTGTCGGCGGAAGTGCCGGTTCGACAGCAGGAGGTATTAAAGTCATTCGTTTTGTGCTGTTTGCCAAAATCATTTGGCTCGAAATTGAAAAATCATTCCGACCGAATGTCATTCGCCCAGTGCGCATTGGGACAACCAACATAGAACAAGGAATTCGACACGATGTTACTGTTTATTTCAGTCTGGTATTAGCCATTTTTATATTCAGTTCCCTGCTGCTAACTGCAATCGAACCTAATACAGAATGGCAAATGAATAAACCTGAGAAATTGATCGATTGCACTAGCGCGGTTGTCGCGACATTAAATAATATTGGCCCGGGAGTAGGAGAATTGGGACCCACGGAAAATTATGCCGACTTTACACTGGCGGGAAAATCCCTTTTGACAGTTCTCATGTTACTGGGCAGACTCGAACTCTTCGCGATTCTGGTATTACTGGTCCCTTCCTTCTGGAAAAACTATTGA
- a CDS encoding ThuA domain-containing protein, whose translation MKPFSFLLICFSSIMLGSTFIAETQAGEKPHVVFVTGDDEYRSEESMPMLAKILKRDYGFDVTICYSLDQDGNIAPGNQKSISGLEALKDADLMVLYTRFRDLPPEQFQHFLSYVKSGKPIVGFRTATHAFLFRDPKSPYKDWNNKKIADLVGQRWITHHGHFGDGHEHLTKVTIDDETKDHPILRGVKPYKAYSWLYHVHGGSDGHKLAGDSQPLLTGHSLKSNHQKKGNTKKFPMSNPVAWTKTYEGKDGTKGRVFFTTTAHPFDFKDPNVRKLSLNGILWALGMEDKIPQQGANTEVVGKYDPNNSGTGPKKYKTGQKPEKI comes from the coding sequence ATGAAACCGTTTTCTTTTCTCTTGATTTGTTTTTCTTCAATCATGTTGGGATCAACATTCATAGCAGAGACGCAAGCGGGTGAGAAACCCCATGTGGTTTTTGTGACCGGCGATGATGAATATCGGTCAGAAGAATCGATGCCCATGTTAGCAAAAATATTGAAGCGAGATTATGGCTTCGATGTCACGATATGTTACTCACTTGATCAAGATGGCAATATTGCGCCGGGAAATCAAAAATCGATCAGTGGACTGGAAGCGCTTAAAGATGCTGATTTAATGGTTTTGTATACGCGATTTCGTGATCTACCCCCTGAGCAGTTTCAACATTTTTTGAGCTATGTGAAATCTGGAAAACCTATCGTCGGCTTTCGTACGGCAACGCATGCGTTTCTGTTCCGGGATCCCAAGAGTCCATATAAAGATTGGAATAATAAAAAAATTGCTGACCTGGTTGGACAAAGATGGATTACTCATCATGGTCACTTCGGTGATGGACACGAACATCTTACCAAAGTGACAATAGATGATGAGACAAAAGATCATCCCATCTTGCGAGGTGTGAAACCGTATAAAGCCTATTCATGGCTCTATCACGTTCACGGCGGTAGTGATGGTCACAAATTGGCCGGCGATAGCCAACCGCTTTTGACGGGCCACTCGCTAAAATCGAATCATCAGAAGAAAGGAAATACTAAAAAATTCCCGATGAGTAACCCCGTGGCGTGGACGAAGACCTATGAAGGGAAAGATGGAACCAAAGGACGAGTATTCTTTACAACCACAGCACATCCTTTCGATTTTAAGGATCCAAACGTACGAAAGCTATCGCTCAATGGAATTTTGTGGGCGCTGGGAATGGAAGACAAAATTCCTCAGCAAGGTGCGAATACAGAAGTTGTAGGGAAATATGATCCGAATAATTCCGGTACCGGTCCTAAAAAGTATAAAACAGGTCAAAAGCCGGAAAAGATTTAG
- a CDS encoding SGNH/GDSL hydrolase family protein, with the protein MKTNIFRTILISCFTLTIVFSFKTNLYAEKPKNLPDVSAQHIHLRGSYQNSKQKFEMDKTGHVAFLGGSITEMNGYRPMVCQFLEKTFPETKFQFTNAGISSTCSNTGAFRTKRDVLSEGPVDLFFVEFAVNDDQDAGHTATTAVRGMEGVIAQIRRHNPYADIVMVHFVNPSMLKTIQQKKKPLSSSSHERVAKHYHIATIDLASEVARLIDDNQLTWKQFGGTHPAPFGNAICATMIEKLLTQAWQEKGQRAKHTSPKAPLDQFSFRDGRLIDIKNAKPQSGWTIEVPKWDSIPGSKRSRFTSIPMLTATEPGAEIELSFEGTALGVYVVAGPDAGILEVSIDDSPFQPFDLYHHYSKGLHYPRSVVFDSQLKPGKHRAKIRLSEKSSSKGHAARIMSFVGN; encoded by the coding sequence ATGAAGACCAATATTTTCAGGACCATCCTGATTTCCTGTTTCACTCTGACCATCGTGTTTTCCTTCAAAACGAATCTCTATGCAGAAAAACCGAAGAATCTTCCTGACGTCTCTGCGCAGCACATTCACCTGCGAGGTAGTTATCAGAATAGTAAACAGAAATTTGAAATGGATAAAACAGGCCACGTCGCTTTTCTAGGCGGTTCCATTACAGAAATGAATGGTTACCGCCCGATGGTTTGCCAATTCCTGGAAAAAACGTTTCCAGAAACAAAATTTCAGTTTACGAACGCAGGTATCTCATCAACCTGTTCGAACACAGGTGCTTTCCGCACTAAGCGTGATGTTTTGAGTGAAGGTCCCGTTGATCTGTTTTTTGTGGAATTCGCTGTGAATGACGATCAGGACGCAGGTCATACAGCAACAACCGCCGTACGTGGTATGGAAGGCGTGATCGCTCAGATTCGCCGCCACAATCCGTATGCTGATATTGTAATGGTACACTTCGTCAATCCATCCATGCTGAAAACGATTCAGCAGAAAAAAAAGCCACTCTCCAGTTCCAGCCACGAGCGTGTTGCCAAACACTATCACATTGCGACCATCGATTTAGCGAGTGAAGTTGCCCGACTCATTGATGACAATCAACTAACCTGGAAACAGTTTGGAGGGACTCATCCCGCACCATTTGGAAATGCAATCTGTGCTACGATGATTGAAAAGTTACTCACTCAAGCCTGGCAGGAAAAGGGACAACGTGCCAAACACACTTCCCCCAAAGCACCACTTGATCAATTCAGTTTTCGAGATGGTCGTTTGATTGATATTAAGAATGCGAAGCCACAATCGGGGTGGACCATTGAAGTTCCCAAATGGGATTCTATCCCTGGAAGTAAACGCAGTCGGTTCACAAGTATTCCGATGTTAACAGCTACTGAGCCAGGAGCGGAAATAGAACTCTCTTTTGAAGGGACAGCACTGGGCGTTTATGTTGTTGCCGGACCCGATGCAGGGATACTGGAAGTGAGTATTGATGATAGTCCCTTTCAACCTTTTGATCTTTACCACCATTATAGTAAAGGCCTACATTACCCACGCTCTGTTGTATTTGACAGCCAGTTAAAGCCGGGTAAGCATCGGGCGAAGATCAGGCTGAGTGAGAAATCATCTAGTAAAGGACATGCTGCCCGCATCATGTCTTTTGTTGGTAATTGA